The DNA window AGCTTGCCCGGTGGACGCTTGAACGTGGGTTTCGCCGCGCCGAGGCACACGAGCAGCACGAACGGGTCGATGCGACGCGCACGCCAGATCAACTTGTGATGCGCCTCCAGGCCCGACGGGCCGAGACACCGCTGTTGCAGGGCGAGGCCGAGCTCGCCCGCAGCAGCCGTCTCGCTCTGATCACGGCCAGAGTGAGTCTCGGCCAGCGCGTTGGCTTCCGTGTCGTGGATGATGGCTTCGAAGTGCAGGTGCGGGGAGACCGCGCCGCCAGAAGCGTTGCCCGTCTTGCCGACGCTGCCGACGACACCACCTGCGGGAGCTACGCCAAACTCCGCTCCAAGCTCGGCGGTGTCGTTCAGGTGAGCGAAAAAGAACGAGGCGTGGCGCCCACGCCCGAGACCGAGCTGAGCGGGCAGCGGGCAGACCAGGTGCACCCATTTTCCGTGAGAAGGGTTGCGGCCAGCCCGGGCCTTTCCGCTGCACGGAGCGAGCACCGGGGTGCCGAGCGGCGCCAGCAGATCCAGCCCATTGTGGCTGCCGTGAGAACGCGGCGCGAGAAACCCACCGGCGCCGGCCTTGTCCCCGCGGATCCCGTGGTCGACGGCCAACACCCAGTGAAAGCTCGGAGCCTCCACCGGGGCAGGGCTCACCTGTGGTGGCGCGCTCGGCGGTGCGCTGACTGGAGCTCGTTGGGTCTCCGAAGTGGCGGGATGCCGAAGCGGCGGAGCACCCCGCTCGACACAGGCGCTCGCCGCGAGAGCCAACGTGAACACCAGCCGTTGCACGACGCGCACCTTAGATCTCGGCTCGATGCAGATCCAGTTTGGCGCGGCGAACCCGCACCCGACGGGCTGCAACCTGGACCCGGCACCAAGCGCGCGCTCCCGGGCCTCAGCGTTCGCCCTCAGAGCGGAGCCAGCCGATCTCGCGAGCGGTCGCCGCACCCACGCTGAGCTCGGCGAGTGTCTCCGGTGGGCGCTCCGTGTTCGGGCCGAGTGCCACGTTTCGAGCCA is part of the Myxococcales bacterium genome and encodes:
- a CDS encoding M23 family metallopeptidase; its protein translation is MQRLVFTLALAASACVERGAPPLRHPATSETQRAPVSAPPSAPPQVSPAPVEAPSFHWVLAVDHGIRGDKAGAGGFLAPRSHGSHNGLDLLAPLGTPVLAPCSGKARAGRNPSHGKWVHLVCPLPAQLGLGRGRHASFFFAHLNDTAELGAEFGVAPAGGVVGSVGKTGNASGGAVSPHLHFEAIIHDTEANALAETHSGRDQSETAAAGELGLALQQRCLGPSGLEAHHKLIWRARRIDPFVLLVCLGAAKPTFKRPPGKLGEASYAWSTAYQATGFDVDSQALPDRASGQSAAQ